DNA from Nocardioides yefusunii:
GCCGTGGGCCTGTTGCTCCTGGCCGGTCTCGGTGAGTGGAGCGGCCACCTCCTGCTGATCCCGGCAATGGCAGGAACGATGGCGCTGGTCGCTGCTGCGCCCGCGCTGCCGCTGGCCCAGCCCCGCAACATCGTCATCGGTCAGACGGTCTCGGTGCTGATCGGGGTCGGCGTGGGGTGGATGAGTCATTCGCTGTGGGCTGCCGCGGTGGCTGCGGCGCTCGCGGTGGGCGTGATGCTGCTCCTGCGCAGTGCCCACGCTCCGGCTGCCGCGACCTGCGTGCTCGCGGTCGAGACGACCACGGGGCAGGCGACGTTCGTCCTCTGTGCGCTCGCCGCTGCCGTGGTGCTGACGCTGACGGCATGGATCTCGGGACGCTTCACGAGGACGGGATACCCCACCTACTGGTGGTGAGTGCTGGCCCCGGGGCGTTGCTCAGCAGTCGGTGCGCCCCAGCTGCGCCAGGCCGGCGAGGTCGCCGGGCCCGAACGAGGTCCTGCCGGTGTTCTCGGCGTTCATGAGTTCGCCGCGGTCCTCGACGTGCGCCAGGCCGACGAGGTGGGCGAGTTCGTGGTCGACGATCGCCTGACGTTGGTTGCCCTCGAGCGGGTCGGGCCCGTCGTACGCGTCACGGTCGAGCACGACCTTGCCGGTGACGTAGCGCAGCAGACCGTGGTG
Protein-coding regions in this window:
- a CDS encoding HPP family protein, which codes for MTLEQPRTALREPAGVSGPVHDAPRRARFASQAPPRPPWGKVAAVTVTVAVGLLLLAGLGEWSGHLLLIPAMAGTMALVAAAPALPLAQPRNIVIGQTVSVLIGVGVGWMSHSLWAAAVAAALAVGVMLLLRSAHAPAAATCVLAVETTTGQATFVLCALAAAVVLTLTAWISGRFTRTGYPTYWW